In the genome of Candidatus Kinetoplastibacterium desouzaii TCC079E, the window AAGTAAGAACGTGCGTTTTTTATGTCAGTAGAAATTGCATGTATTAGTGATTCTATGTCAGGAAACTTCTCTTCATTGCGTAATTTTTTTATAAATTCAATATGTATAAGTTTACCATATGCTGTTATATTAACATCAATGAGAGATATTTCTAACAATAATATACCATTTTTTTCTAGAGTTTCTCTTGTTCCTAGACTAGCTACTCCAGGTATTTTTTTATTTTCTAGTCCATATACATATACTAGATATACTCCTTTGCTTAGAGCATAATTCTGTGGAACACTTATGTTCATAGTTGGGTAACCTAGTTTTCTGCCTATTTTATTACCATGAATTACATGTCCTGTTATACCAAAATTCCTGCCTAAAAGGCTATTTGCTAAAGTGATATTAGATAATTTTAAAGCCTCTCGTATTTGTGAGCTAGATATTCGATTATTGTGATTATCTATGACTCTTTTTATTGTTTGAACTTCAAAATTATATTTTAGAGATGCTTTTTGCAATGTTTCTAAATTACCTTGACGTTTATATCCAAATTGAAAGTTTTCTCCAATG includes:
- a CDS encoding bifunctional riboflavin kinase/FAD synthetase, whose protein sequence is MHIYKNINNPLKQSCALTIGNFDGVHIGHQKILTKLVEEATARRITPSVLTFHPHSREFFQKNNNLLQNLPTRIYKTRDKIENISKYSIDQIFISKFNSEISQITANTFIEEFLVRNLNVKYLLIGENFQFGYKRQGNLETLQKASLKYNFEVQTIKRVIDNHNNRISSSQIREALKLSNITLANSLLGRNFGITGHVIHGNKIGRKLGYPTMNISVPQNYALSKGVYLVYVYGLENKKIPGVASLGTRETLEKNGILLLEISLIDVNITAYGKLIHIEFIKKLRNEEKFPDIESLIHAISTDIKNARSYFNTHGL